The Malus domestica chromosome 06, GDT2T_hap1 genome has a segment encoding these proteins:
- the LOC139196851 gene encoding uncharacterized protein translates to MILYIANDALMCKIFTTTLQGKVQDSFHTMPPQSIWSFDELSVVFTKECSSYCSIKKKYNNLFNIKKNLNESLRDYLKRFKAKKVKIVDCNDSIASAAFQKGLPTDYPLFKELIMKEDLTLADSFVIAKKDYLDKLVKEGKCDKYLDKPTMRPKRNTYADEKPSAKTIKINDIFAKSEYLRATNNSKKRKI, encoded by the exons ATGATCCTCTACATAGCCAACGACGCTTtaatgtgcaagatattcaccacTACTTTGCAGGGCAAGGTGCAAGATTCGTTCCATACTATGCCTCCACAATCCATTTGGAGTTTTGACGAGCTTTCTGTAGTTTTCACTAAGGAGTGCTCATCCTACTGCTCGATTAAGAAAAAGTACAATAATCTTTTCAACATAAAAAAGAATCTGAATGAGTCACTTCGCGACTATCTGAAGAGGTTCAAGGCAAAGAAAGTGAAGATAGTCGACTGTAACGACTCGATCGCcagtgcagccttccaaaagGGACTCCCAACAGATTATCCCTTATTCaaagaattgatcatgaaagaagacctaACTTTAGCAGACTCATTCGTTATAGCAAAGAA AGACTACCTAGATAAGCTGGTGAAAGAAGGTAAATGCGATAAATACCTGGACAAGCCAACTATGCGGCCTAAGAGGAACACATACGCAGACGAGAAGCCATCTGCTAAGACCATCAAAATCAACGACATCTTCGCCAAGTCCGAGTACTTGAGAGCCACAAACAActccaagaagaggaagatctaG